In Camelina sativa cultivar DH55 chromosome 16, Cs, whole genome shotgun sequence, a single window of DNA contains:
- the LOC104749671 gene encoding cyclic pyranopterin monophosphate synthase, mitochondrial-like isoform X3 translates to MRRCYSKFTAYHLGFKNSNFLLQVGSGSVSRTIATTSERSFSNYAAQVDQSQTKDNPFSDMLIDSFGRLHTYLRISLTERCNLRCQYCMPSEGVELTPNSDLLSQSEIVRLAGLFVSAGVNKIRLTGGEPTVRKDIEEICMQLSSLKGLKNLAITTNGITLARKLPKLQECGLDSLNISLDTLVPAKFEFLTRRKGHDRVLKSIDTAIELGYNPVKVNCVVMRGLNDDEICDFVELTRDKPINVRFIEFMPFDGNVWNVKKLVPYAEVMDKVVKGFPSIKRMQDHPTETAKNFTIDGHCGSVSFITSMTEHFCAGCNRLRLLADGNFKVCLFGPSEVSLRDPLRSGADDEALREIIGAAVKRKKAAHAGMLDIAKTANRPMIHIGG, encoded by the exons ATGAGGAGGTGCTATTCCAAATTCACTGCTTACCACTTGGGTTTCAAAAATTCCAACTTTCTCCTg cAGGTTGGTTCAGGCTCGGTGTCAAGAACTATTGCTACTACTAGTGAGCGTTCGTTTAGCAATTATGCAGCTCAAGTTGATCAGAGTCAGACCAAAGACAATCCTTTTTCTGACATGTTGATTGATTCTTTTGGTCGGTTACATACCTACTTGAGGATATCTTTGACTGAGCGCTGTAACCTCCGGTGTCAGTACTGTATGCCCTCTGAAGGTGTGGAACTTACTCCTAATTCTGACTTGTTGTCACAGTCTGAGATTGTTAGGTTGGCTGGCCTTTTTGTTTCTGCTGGGGTTAACAAGATTAGGCTGACCGGTGGTGAGCCTACCGTTAGGAAAGATATCGAAGAGATTTGTATGCAGTTGTCTAGCTTAAAAGGGTTGAAGAATTTGGCTATCACTACCAACGGTATCACTCTTGCTAGAAAGCTACCAAAGCTTCAAGAATGTGGCCTTGATTCGCTAAATATTAGCTTGGATACTCTTGTTCCAGCAAAGTTTGAGTTTCTGACTAGACGTAAAGGGCACGATAGGGTTCTGAAATCAATTGATACTGCTATTGAGCTTGGATACAATCCTGTGAAA GTCAATTGTGTTGTGATGAGGGGATTGAATGATGATGAGATCTGTGATTTTGTGGAGTTGACACGAGATAAGCCAATCAATGTTCGGTTCATTGAGTTTATGCCCTTTGATGGAAATGTTTGGAATGTAAAGAAACTTGTGCCTTATGCAGAAGTGATGGATAAAGTG GTCAAGGGCTTTCCGAGTATAAAACGTATGCAAGATCACCCTACTGAAACAGCTAAGAACTTCACGATCGATGGGCATTGCGGTTCTGTTTCTTTCATCACATCTATGACAGAACACTTCTGTGCTGGCTGCAATAGATTAAGACTTCTTGCAGATGGGAACTTCAAAGTTTGCTTGTTTGGTCCTTCAGAG GTTAGTTTGAGAGATCCTCTCCGGTCTGGTGCTGATGACGAGGCGCTAAGGGAAATTATAGGCGCTGCT gtgaagaggaagaaagccGCACACGCTGGAATGCTTGACATTGCCAAAACAGCTAATAGACCAATGATACACATCGGTGGCTAA
- the LOC104749671 gene encoding cyclic pyranopterin monophosphate synthase, mitochondrial-like isoform X1, whose amino-acid sequence MRRCYSKFTAYHLGFKNSNFLLQVGSGSVSRTIATTSERSFSNYAAQVDQSQTKDNPFSDMLIDSFGRLHTYLRISLTERCNLRCQYCMPSEGVELTPNSDLLSQSEIVRLAGLFVSAGVNKIRLTGGEPTVRKDIEEICMQLSSLKGLKNLAITTNGITLARKLPKLQECGLDSLNISLDTLVPAKFEFLTRRKGHDRVLKSIDTAIELGYNPVKVNCVVMRGLNDDEICDFVELTRDKPINVRFIEFMPFDGNVWNVKKLVPYAEVMDKVVSCYGKQVKGFPSIKRMQDHPTETAKNFTIDGHCGSVSFITSMTEHFCAGCNRLRLLADGNFKVCLFGPSEVSLRDPLRSGADDEALREIIGAAVKRKKAAHAGMLDIAKTANRPMIHIGG is encoded by the exons ATGAGGAGGTGCTATTCCAAATTCACTGCTTACCACTTGGGTTTCAAAAATTCCAACTTTCTCCTg cAGGTTGGTTCAGGCTCGGTGTCAAGAACTATTGCTACTACTAGTGAGCGTTCGTTTAGCAATTATGCAGCTCAAGTTGATCAGAGTCAGACCAAAGACAATCCTTTTTCTGACATGTTGATTGATTCTTTTGGTCGGTTACATACCTACTTGAGGATATCTTTGACTGAGCGCTGTAACCTCCGGTGTCAGTACTGTATGCCCTCTGAAGGTGTGGAACTTACTCCTAATTCTGACTTGTTGTCACAGTCTGAGATTGTTAGGTTGGCTGGCCTTTTTGTTTCTGCTGGGGTTAACAAGATTAGGCTGACCGGTGGTGAGCCTACCGTTAGGAAAGATATCGAAGAGATTTGTATGCAGTTGTCTAGCTTAAAAGGGTTGAAGAATTTGGCTATCACTACCAACGGTATCACTCTTGCTAGAAAGCTACCAAAGCTTCAAGAATGTGGCCTTGATTCGCTAAATATTAGCTTGGATACTCTTGTTCCAGCAAAGTTTGAGTTTCTGACTAGACGTAAAGGGCACGATAGGGTTCTGAAATCAATTGATACTGCTATTGAGCTTGGATACAATCCTGTGAAA GTCAATTGTGTTGTGATGAGGGGATTGAATGATGATGAGATCTGTGATTTTGTGGAGTTGACACGAGATAAGCCAATCAATGTTCGGTTCATTGAGTTTATGCCCTTTGATGGAAATGTTTGGAATGTAAAGAAACTTGTGCCTTATGCAGAAGTGATGGATAAAGTGGTAAG TTGTTATGGTAAACAGGTCAAGGGCTTTCCGAGTATAAAACGTATGCAAGATCACCCTACTGAAACAGCTAAGAACTTCACGATCGATGGGCATTGCGGTTCTGTTTCTTTCATCACATCTATGACAGAACACTTCTGTGCTGGCTGCAATAGATTAAGACTTCTTGCAGATGGGAACTTCAAAGTTTGCTTGTTTGGTCCTTCAGAG GTTAGTTTGAGAGATCCTCTCCGGTCTGGTGCTGATGACGAGGCGCTAAGGGAAATTATAGGCGCTGCT gtgaagaggaagaaagccGCACACGCTGGAATGCTTGACATTGCCAAAACAGCTAATAGACCAATGATACACATCGGTGGCTAA
- the LOC104749671 gene encoding cyclic pyranopterin monophosphate synthase, mitochondrial-like isoform X2 produces MRRCYSKFTAYHLGFKNSNFLLVGSGSVSRTIATTSERSFSNYAAQVDQSQTKDNPFSDMLIDSFGRLHTYLRISLTERCNLRCQYCMPSEGVELTPNSDLLSQSEIVRLAGLFVSAGVNKIRLTGGEPTVRKDIEEICMQLSSLKGLKNLAITTNGITLARKLPKLQECGLDSLNISLDTLVPAKFEFLTRRKGHDRVLKSIDTAIELGYNPVKVNCVVMRGLNDDEICDFVELTRDKPINVRFIEFMPFDGNVWNVKKLVPYAEVMDKVVSCYGKQVKGFPSIKRMQDHPTETAKNFTIDGHCGSVSFITSMTEHFCAGCNRLRLLADGNFKVCLFGPSEVSLRDPLRSGADDEALREIIGAAVKRKKAAHAGMLDIAKTANRPMIHIGG; encoded by the exons ATGAGGAGGTGCTATTCCAAATTCACTGCTTACCACTTGGGTTTCAAAAATTCCAACTTTCTCCTg GTTGGTTCAGGCTCGGTGTCAAGAACTATTGCTACTACTAGTGAGCGTTCGTTTAGCAATTATGCAGCTCAAGTTGATCAGAGTCAGACCAAAGACAATCCTTTTTCTGACATGTTGATTGATTCTTTTGGTCGGTTACATACCTACTTGAGGATATCTTTGACTGAGCGCTGTAACCTCCGGTGTCAGTACTGTATGCCCTCTGAAGGTGTGGAACTTACTCCTAATTCTGACTTGTTGTCACAGTCTGAGATTGTTAGGTTGGCTGGCCTTTTTGTTTCTGCTGGGGTTAACAAGATTAGGCTGACCGGTGGTGAGCCTACCGTTAGGAAAGATATCGAAGAGATTTGTATGCAGTTGTCTAGCTTAAAAGGGTTGAAGAATTTGGCTATCACTACCAACGGTATCACTCTTGCTAGAAAGCTACCAAAGCTTCAAGAATGTGGCCTTGATTCGCTAAATATTAGCTTGGATACTCTTGTTCCAGCAAAGTTTGAGTTTCTGACTAGACGTAAAGGGCACGATAGGGTTCTGAAATCAATTGATACTGCTATTGAGCTTGGATACAATCCTGTGAAA GTCAATTGTGTTGTGATGAGGGGATTGAATGATGATGAGATCTGTGATTTTGTGGAGTTGACACGAGATAAGCCAATCAATGTTCGGTTCATTGAGTTTATGCCCTTTGATGGAAATGTTTGGAATGTAAAGAAACTTGTGCCTTATGCAGAAGTGATGGATAAAGTGGTAAG TTGTTATGGTAAACAGGTCAAGGGCTTTCCGAGTATAAAACGTATGCAAGATCACCCTACTGAAACAGCTAAGAACTTCACGATCGATGGGCATTGCGGTTCTGTTTCTTTCATCACATCTATGACAGAACACTTCTGTGCTGGCTGCAATAGATTAAGACTTCTTGCAGATGGGAACTTCAAAGTTTGCTTGTTTGGTCCTTCAGAG GTTAGTTTGAGAGATCCTCTCCGGTCTGGTGCTGATGACGAGGCGCTAAGGGAAATTATAGGCGCTGCT gtgaagaggaagaaagccGCACACGCTGGAATGCTTGACATTGCCAAAACAGCTAATAGACCAATGATACACATCGGTGGCTAA